The following proteins come from a genomic window of Diadema setosum chromosome 20, eeDiaSeto1, whole genome shotgun sequence:
- the LOC140244091 gene encoding microfibril-associated glycoprotein 4-like — MDLHGMRVILVAVVLTGLSRSYAQDVGVGLAHGTRASGVATSADVDVVNVEDVTHAAVVDGEAQSDHSVDSSERFVCRPHITVQVPPSRPIRRGCNCSDGASSAEAEKQTANLVRQLQELVQFCRAGDGGTQGGRQTGAGEPIGGSSDGSRQIYEALTDLTTVLKRFQTPGIPVPGSLISLPKDCSEVLSRGATTSGVYTIQTLDSGRPFQVYCDMETDGGGWTVFQKRKDGSVDFFRGYASYRRGFGDLNGEFWLGNDQIHRLTSQDEYHLRIDLEDFDLGTEFAEYRIFRVSDANEDYRLTIGSYYGTAGDALTTHSGQPFTTKDRDNDNWASKNCAKEYHGAWWYNSCFYASLNGEYLRGSSESYGTGIVWYQWRGYYYSLRRTEMKIRPAD; from the exons ATGGACCTGCACGGTATGAGAGTCATCCTTGTAGCCGTAGTTCTGACTGGCTTGTCGAGGAGCTACGCTCAAGATGTTGGAGTAGGCCTGGCGCATGGTACACGCGCGAGTGGTGTAGCCACATCAGCAGACGTGGATGTGGTGAACGTGGAAGACGTAACCCACGCCGCCGTCGTCGATGGCGAGGCTCAGTCGGACCATAGCGTGGATAGCTCAGAACGGTTTGTATGTCGGCCACACATTACCGTCCAGGTGCCTCCTTCCCGACCTATCCGACGTGGATGTAACTGCAGTGACGGAGCAAGCAGTGCCGAAGCGGAGAAACAAACGGCGAATCTGGTCAGGCAGCTGCAGGAACTAGTGCAATTCTGCCGAGCGGGTGATGGCGGTACCCAGGGTGGGAGACAAACAGGAGCTGGGGAACCGATCGGGGGCAGTAGCGATGGTAGTCGACAAATATACGAAGCCCTCACTGACTTGACCACCGTCTTAAAGCGATTCCAGACTCCCGGGATACCTGTACCAG GCTCACTGATCTCGCTGCCCAAGGACTGTTCCGAGGTGTTATCTAGAGGAGCCACTACCAGCGGAGTCTACACGATCCAGACCCTGGACTCTGGTCGGCCGTTCCAGGTCTACTGTGATATGGAAACCGACGGCGGCGGCTGGACG GTGTTTCAGAAACGCAAGGATGGATCAGTTGACTTCTTCAGAGGGTACGCCAGCTATAGAAGGGGATTCGGGGATCTGAACGGGGAGTTCTGGTTGGGCAACGACCAGATCCATCGTCTCACTTCACAAGATGAATACCACCTTCGCATTGACCTGGAGGACTTTGACCTCGGCACGGAATTCGCTGAGTATCGTATCTTCAGAGTGTCAGACGCAAACGAGGACTACCGATTAACAATCGGCTCGTACTATGGGACTGCTG GTGATGCCCTTACGACGCACAGCGGGCAACCTTTTACGACCAAGGACCGCGACAATGACAACTGGGCTAGCAAGAATTGCGCCAAGGAGTATCACGGTGCGTGGTGGTACAACAGCTGCTTCTACGCCTCGCTCAATGGAGAATACCTGCGGGGCTCATCGGAGAGCTACGGCACGGGAATCGTTTGGTACCAGTGGCGAGGCTACTATTATTCCCTCAGACGCACTGAAATGAAAATTCGACCAGCGGACTAA